The following proteins come from a genomic window of Rhodohalobacter sp. 614A:
- a CDS encoding PAS domain-containing protein: protein MKFTPSRIALIYLGFAFLWITTTDWIVDYFFAGESFVAEIHLFKGYFYVTVTAFFLYLMVRSHELTLKREQELQNTIIETIPVMITVYRPDLSEISVNPEFEKITGWSNKEITSVNLLDRLYPDKDYQSEVLDFMDKTNTGWKDFEMVTKDGRIIQSAWTNLRLSDETQIGIGLDITERKQIEEKLKMSEEWLQLTTTSSNTGLWEWHPQTGETVFDEVWANLAGYTLEELEPVSIETWNSLVHPEDLAMFESELERYLQGEKPLYECEVRMKHKQGHWVWILDRGRVVDWDDDGMPERMVGTHVDITYQKNIEERIKAERHRFEVAANLTSDVIWEWRPDKQELWWGDGIETVFGYKEDEYEDDLGFWKKHIAKKDQERVVQSMKKAENSDATEWSEEYDFIASDGSLKKIRDSAIIIRNEDGTVLRIIGAMVDKTKEFEYRQALHHQSYRFEMIAKATTDVLYEWNIQTDEVWWSEGWHTRFNYPEKNVNNSFKWWTKIVHPDDIERIVASTKKAIGSNEDYWSGSYRLKNGEGEYSNVVDRGYFLKDGKGRIQYMVGTISDVTADVRAQNELKASEQQYRLLFKQNPIPMFIYDQDTLQFTSVNEAAIHKYGYSEEEFANMTILEIRPAEDIEKIKKLISQNQEKTRTPVGEWTHLTKKGEKLTVKISSSVIYYKGKKQRLVIALDITEQRAAEERALSAIIEGEERERQRIAKELHDGLGQYLSASNMNLKSVFEDLEEIPSPLETTFQTGLRFLNHAISETRNISQNLMPKSIQDYGLELAAESLINHLRKTHKITFYIYTNLKDVDLNEKIQINLYRILQEGINNAIRHGKPNKIEVQLVHSKGEILMTIEDDGVGFDKDNIAGNGIGIRSIKTRVGAMSANLDIVSKPGKGTIISVVVPVN, encoded by the coding sequence ATGAAATTTACACCTTCGCGCATCGCGCTGATCTATCTTGGATTTGCATTTCTTTGGATTACCACAACAGACTGGATTGTCGATTATTTCTTTGCAGGAGAAAGTTTTGTCGCTGAGATCCACCTGTTTAAGGGATATTTTTATGTAACGGTTACTGCCTTTTTTCTTTACCTGATGGTTAGAAGCCACGAACTAACGCTAAAGAGAGAACAGGAACTGCAAAACACAATCATAGAAACTATTCCTGTAATGATCACCGTTTACCGGCCCGATCTCTCTGAAATTTCAGTTAATCCTGAATTTGAAAAAATTACAGGTTGGTCCAATAAAGAGATCACCTCCGTAAACCTTCTGGACAGGCTCTATCCGGACAAGGATTATCAAAGCGAAGTTCTGGATTTTATGGACAAAACCAACACAGGATGGAAAGATTTTGAAATGGTCACAAAGGATGGACGGATTATACAATCAGCCTGGACAAATCTTCGCCTTTCTGATGAAACCCAGATTGGAATTGGCCTCGACATTACAGAGAGAAAGCAGATCGAAGAAAAGCTTAAAATGAGTGAAGAATGGCTTCAGCTAACCACCACAAGCTCCAACACGGGACTTTGGGAGTGGCATCCCCAAACAGGAGAAACTGTTTTTGATGAAGTTTGGGCGAATTTGGCAGGATATACCCTGGAAGAACTTGAGCCGGTTAGTATTGAGACGTGGAATAGCTTGGTTCATCCCGAGGACCTTGCCATGTTTGAAAGTGAACTTGAGCGATATCTTCAGGGAGAAAAGCCTCTCTACGAATGCGAAGTGAGAATGAAGCACAAGCAAGGCCATTGGGTGTGGATTTTGGATCGGGGCCGTGTGGTGGATTGGGATGATGACGGAATGCCGGAAAGAATGGTAGGTACGCATGTAGATATTACTTATCAAAAAAATATCGAAGAACGGATTAAAGCCGAACGCCACCGGTTTGAAGTGGCAGCGAATTTAACCAGCGATGTTATATGGGAATGGAGACCCGATAAACAAGAATTGTGGTGGGGAGATGGAATTGAAACCGTTTTTGGATATAAAGAAGATGAATACGAGGATGACCTTGGTTTCTGGAAAAAGCACATTGCCAAAAAAGATCAGGAAAGAGTTGTTCAAAGCATGAAGAAAGCCGAAAACTCCGATGCAACAGAGTGGAGCGAAGAATATGATTTCATTGCATCTGACGGATCGTTAAAAAAAATACGGGATTCTGCCATTATCATCCGGAATGAAGACGGTACTGTTTTGAGAATTATTGGTGCGATGGTAGATAAAACCAAGGAATTTGAATACCGCCAGGCACTTCATCATCAAAGCTACCGTTTTGAAATGATTGCCAAAGCTACGACCGATGTACTCTACGAGTGGAATATTCAGACAGACGAAGTTTGGTGGAGCGAAGGCTGGCATACACGATTTAATTACCCGGAAAAAAATGTTAATAATTCGTTCAAATGGTGGACAAAAATCGTTCATCCGGATGACATTGAAAGAATTGTCGCATCAACAAAGAAAGCGATAGGTTCTAACGAGGATTACTGGTCGGGCAGCTATCGGCTCAAAAACGGGGAAGGCGAATATTCGAATGTGGTAGACCGCGGTTATTTTTTGAAAGATGGAAAGGGAAGAATTCAATATATGGTTGGTACCATCTCCGATGTAACCGCAGATGTAAGAGCTCAGAATGAACTGAAAGCCTCCGAACAACAGTATCGATTGCTCTTCAAACAAAATCCTATCCCGATGTTTATTTATGATCAGGATACACTACAGTTTACTTCTGTCAATGAAGCGGCCATCCATAAATACGGTTATTCAGAAGAGGAATTTGCAAATATGACTATTCTGGAGATCCGCCCCGCTGAAGACATCGAAAAGATAAAAAAGCTTATTTCTCAAAATCAGGAAAAAACACGTACTCCGGTGGGTGAATGGACACACCTAACGAAAAAAGGAGAAAAGCTGACGGTTAAAATATCATCCTCCGTCATTTACTATAAAGGCAAAAAACAGCGCTTAGTAATTGCTCTTGATATCACCGAACAACGGGCGGCTGAGGAACGGGCTTTAAGTGCCATTATTGAAGGGGAAGAACGAGAGCGGCAGCGAATTGCCAAAGAACTTCATGACGGGCTCGGGCAGTATCTCTCTGCTTCCAATATGAATTTGAAATCCGTTTTTGAGGATCTGGAAGAAATTCCATCTCCCCTGGAAACAACCTTTCAAACCGGGTTAAGGTTTTTAAATCATGCCATCTCGGAAACCAGGAATATTTCCCAAAACCTGATGCCGAAATCGATTCAGGATTATGGGCTTGAATTGGCCGCAGAATCGCTTATTAATCACCTGCGGAAAACTCATAAGATTACCTTTTACATCTATACTAATCTTAAAGATGTTGATTTGAATGAAAAGATCCAGATTAACCTTTACAGGATACTTCAGGAAGGTATCAACAATGCCATAAGGCATGGAAAACCAAACAAGATTGAGGTACAACTGGTCCATTCGAAAGGAGAGATACTTATGACGATTGAAGACGATGGAGTTGGCTTTGATAAAGATAATATTGCAGGAAACGGCATTGGAATCCGGAGTATAAAAACCAGAGTTGGTGCTATGTCAGCAAATTTAGATATTGTAAGCAAGCCGGGCAAAGGCACTATAATTTCTGTTGTTGTACCTGTTAATTAA
- a CDS encoding response regulator transcription factor has product MANVKIALADDHKIVRDGIKTMLESQPEIDVVAEASDGKEILQKVEENLIDLVIMDINMPEMDGITAAKVLKDKHPNVKVLALTMSNDDLHVRQMIQAGASGYIMKSAGRKELKNAIETIMSGKHYFSDEATHSIMMDLVRGKGKSTSPEAVHITDRELEILELIVEEYTNQEIADKLFISSRTVDAHRRNLLQKTGSRNTAGLVKYAFQHNLISSRDE; this is encoded by the coding sequence ATGGCTAACGTAAAAATCGCATTAGCTGACGATCACAAAATTGTAAGAGACGGAATCAAAACGATGCTTGAGTCGCAACCGGAAATTGACGTTGTTGCAGAAGCATCCGATGGGAAAGAGATTCTTCAAAAAGTTGAAGAAAACCTGATTGATCTTGTAATTATGGACATCAACATGCCGGAAATGGACGGTATTACAGCTGCAAAAGTACTTAAAGACAAACATCCGAATGTTAAAGTGCTTGCTCTCACTATGAGTAATGACGACCTGCACGTACGGCAAATGATACAAGCCGGAGCTTCGGGATACATTATGAAAAGTGCCGGCCGGAAAGAACTGAAAAATGCTATTGAAACCATTATGAGCGGCAAACACTATTTTAGTGATGAAGCCACGCACAGCATTATGATGGATTTAGTAAGAGGGAAAGGTAAATCAACATCTCCGGAAGCCGTTCACATTACAGACCGCGAGCTGGAAATATTGGAACTGATTGTAGAAGAGTATACCAACCAGGAAATTGCAGATAAGCTATTCATCAGCTCGCGTACGGTGGATGCTCACAGACGAAATTTACTCCAAAAAACAGGTTCCAGAAATACGGCCGGTCTTGTTAAGTATGCATTTCAGCACAACCTGATCTCTTCGAGAGATGAATAA
- a CDS encoding PAS domain S-box protein, giving the protein MKGKKKDLVSSLSILNAMQGPAAVLDKDGNVILSNEHWGKEKNHSHWFEIEPHNDNYIEHCRYAVELGNDYALHLLFGIREILQGQKESLALTISATPGVNKQWHKVEISKLENTSKDYVLLVFSDISEDMKSVKELRDSEAKYKQYFQQSTDGIILGKPNGEILDANPAACQILGYSKPELMEGGRALILDESDPAHLEVVRTRDDNSFFTGEKEYIHKDGHYIPVQLTSFAYTFDDGTQQIINTFRDIQKEKKNKFTLEEERRFSKTALNSIPGIFFVLNADNHFIRWSDSMLTVLGHTDESILELTIYDIFHDSEHEKLYEVIQGAFITGSGNFSGRIITGEDECRFYNLQINKFESNDKNFLVATGVDMTDFVESEKKREKNYQLMTELFDNSPIAKVMINPHNEVQKMNQAFINLFEYSAEKIMGNNINKLISCVNCMDEAEEITKAAFKGKADQRKTVRIKKDGTKVPVLITTVPVRNNGEIISVYGIYVDLTEQRKLENHLQKSLHEKDILLQEVHHRVKNNLAIIASLLELQIIHDSNEESREQLRHAYNRIFSIAKIHETLYNYKEIAEISFDDYLATLVDATPILVKAEKFKINLHSSGEPLILNINQAVPLALLLNELVNLGSSDESGNNRVELSYKNKGNDVSMEIKGIDKQIEEFYKSKEEQPFQHLLIKTFIEQIDANVTVVKNSTNKLSIKFQKSDTVKGASSSLTKQVDGFSKSNLG; this is encoded by the coding sequence ATGAAAGGAAAGAAAAAAGATCTGGTAAGCAGCCTGTCCATTTTAAACGCCATGCAAGGTCCGGCTGCTGTTTTAGACAAAGATGGAAATGTTATTCTCAGCAATGAACATTGGGGGAAGGAAAAAAATCACTCCCATTGGTTCGAAATCGAACCACATAACGACAACTACATTGAACACTGCCGGTACGCTGTGGAGTTGGGAAACGACTACGCCTTGCATCTGCTTTTTGGAATCCGTGAAATTTTGCAGGGACAAAAAGAGTCTCTTGCCCTTACAATTTCTGCTACTCCCGGAGTTAATAAGCAATGGCATAAAGTAGAAATTTCAAAGCTTGAGAATACTTCCAAAGACTATGTGCTACTTGTTTTCAGTGATATTTCTGAGGATATGAAATCGGTCAAAGAATTACGGGATTCTGAAGCCAAATATAAGCAGTACTTTCAGCAATCTACAGACGGTATCATTCTTGGCAAACCCAACGGAGAAATCCTGGACGCCAATCCTGCGGCATGCCAAATACTTGGATATTCGAAACCTGAATTGATGGAAGGCGGCCGGGCATTAATTTTGGACGAAAGTGATCCCGCGCACCTGGAAGTTGTGCGAACCCGCGATGACAATTCCTTTTTTACTGGTGAAAAGGAATATATCCACAAAGACGGACATTATATCCCCGTTCAATTAACTTCTTTCGCTTACACGTTTGATGACGGAACCCAGCAAATCATCAATACCTTCCGGGATATCCAGAAAGAGAAGAAAAATAAATTCACTCTTGAGGAGGAAAGAAGATTTTCAAAAACAGCGCTCAATAGTATTCCGGGTATCTTTTTTGTACTGAACGCTGACAATCATTTTATACGATGGAGTGATTCAATGCTTACCGTATTAGGCCACACCGATGAAAGCATTCTTGAGCTCACGATTTATGATATTTTTCATGACTCGGAACATGAAAAGCTATATGAAGTAATTCAGGGAGCTTTTATCACAGGTAGCGGCAATTTCTCAGGGCGAATTATTACCGGGGAGGATGAATGCCGATTCTATAACCTCCAAATCAACAAGTTCGAAAGTAATGACAAAAACTTTTTAGTAGCCACGGGAGTGGACATGACTGACTTCGTTGAATCAGAAAAAAAACGAGAAAAGAACTATCAACTCATGACGGAATTATTTGATAATTCACCGATTGCGAAAGTCATGATAAATCCCCATAACGAAGTTCAAAAAATGAATCAGGCGTTCATTAACCTTTTTGAATATTCGGCTGAAAAGATCATGGGAAACAATATCAATAAACTCATCTCATGTGTTAATTGTATGGATGAGGCTGAAGAAATCACAAAAGCCGCATTTAAAGGCAAAGCAGATCAGCGAAAAACGGTGCGTATAAAAAAAGATGGCACAAAAGTACCTGTCTTGATTACAACCGTTCCTGTTAGAAACAACGGCGAAATCATTTCAGTTTATGGGATTTATGTTGACCTCACGGAGCAACGAAAGCTGGAAAATCACCTTCAAAAATCCCTTCATGAAAAAGATATCCTGCTACAGGAAGTGCATCACCGGGTAAAAAATAATCTTGCCATTATTGCCAGTTTGTTGGAATTGCAAATAATACATGATTCAAATGAAGAATCCAGAGAACAACTTCGTCACGCATATAACCGAATCTTCTCAATCGCAAAAATCCATGAAACCCTTTACAACTACAAAGAAATTGCAGAAATCAGTTTTGATGACTACCTGGCCACTCTTGTGGATGCAACGCCTATCCTTGTAAAAGCTGAAAAATTTAAAATCAATCTACACTCATCGGGAGAGCCGTTAATTCTGAATATCAATCAGGCTGTTCCTCTCGCTTTACTCCTTAACGAACTTGTAAACCTTGGTTCTTCTGATGAAAGTGGCAATAACCGGGTGGAACTCTCTTATAAAAATAAAGGCAATGATGTTAGCATGGAAATAAAAGGAATAGACAAACAAATTGAGGAGTTCTACAAGAGTAAAGAAGAACAACCCTTCCAGCACCTTCTTATTAAAACCTTTATTGAACAGATTGACGCTAACGTAACAGTCGTCAAAAATTCGACTAACAAACTCTCCATAAAATTTCAAAAATCAGATACAGTTAAAGGAGCAAGCAGCTCGCTGACTAAACAAGTAGATGGTTTTTCCAAATCCAATCTTGGTTAA
- a CDS encoding response regulator — MQNMRILIIEDNAIQALTLEMIVKRLGFTKVEKVYTAQHAYELLENFQPNLMLVDINLGAEETGVDIVKEVQKTTPVRVLYITGNSDMHHKKLAAQTDYMAYLVKPIDPLKLEQILIDEEIIAS, encoded by the coding sequence ATGCAGAATATGCGTATATTAATAATTGAAGATAATGCCATACAGGCTTTAACTCTTGAAATGATTGTTAAACGTTTGGGGTTTACCAAGGTTGAAAAAGTATATACGGCTCAACACGCGTATGAACTTTTGGAAAATTTTCAACCAAACCTTATGCTTGTAGACATTAATCTGGGTGCGGAAGAGACTGGGGTCGATATTGTTAAAGAGGTACAAAAGACAACACCAGTCCGTGTTCTTTATATTACCGGTAATTCTGATATGCACCATAAAAAATTGGCTGCACAGACAGATTATATGGCATATTTGGTGAAACCCATCGATCCTCTTAAGCTCGAACAAATCTTGATCGATGAGGAAATCATCGCCTCCTAA
- a CDS encoding GAF domain-containing sensor histidine kinase yields the protein MSLVNEQDRLKALYSYNILDTESEVEFDELTELAASICNAPIAMINLVDDEHQWAKSIYGLNDEVKKIPREKSICQYSILENDLLEIPDIMKDGRFEDLPHLKQNPNIIYYIGAQLLSPEGYAIGSLCVMDTKKRHLDETKKRQLKIVANQVMTALELRKQNEQLTELNNHQVNLMKILSHDLRSPLSGIIGMSDLLEEMVSSSDNETLEMVSLLNQSAKQLNQLINDILNYTIIDSKGFSLHPRQANVHAVAENMKRLYMPSAKLKNIDLTFDVDVKDKDIWIDEEKFEQIFGNLLSNAIKFTIGGGSVHSSLKVENENGNKRLLLNVTDTGTGMAPDFVENLFSNHSHNNKEGTSGEKSTGLGLSIIKHFTELHNGNIDVDSRPGDGTTFKISLPLNHVNPS from the coding sequence ATGTCCCTGGTAAATGAACAAGACAGGCTGAAAGCTCTATATTCTTACAATATTTTAGATACCGAATCTGAGGTTGAGTTTGATGAATTAACTGAACTCGCAGCATCTATCTGCAATGCGCCTATTGCCATGATAAATTTAGTAGACGATGAGCATCAATGGGCAAAATCAATCTATGGATTAAACGATGAAGTAAAGAAAATCCCGAGAGAGAAATCCATCTGCCAGTATTCAATTCTTGAGAATGATCTTCTTGAAATCCCGGATATTATGAAAGACGGCCGGTTTGAAGATCTGCCTCATCTGAAACAAAACCCAAATATTATATACTATATCGGTGCCCAGTTGTTAAGTCCGGAAGGATATGCAATTGGTTCTCTGTGCGTGATGGACACTAAAAAACGGCACCTTGATGAGACCAAAAAACGACAGTTAAAGATTGTAGCCAACCAGGTGATGACAGCTCTTGAATTGCGGAAGCAGAACGAGCAACTCACCGAACTGAACAACCACCAGGTAAACCTGATGAAAATTTTGAGCCATGACTTGCGCTCACCCCTCAGCGGTATCATCGGTATGAGTGATTTACTGGAAGAGATGGTCTCATCCTCCGACAATGAAACTCTCGAAATGGTTTCCCTGCTTAACCAAAGTGCCAAACAATTAAATCAGTTAATCAATGATATTCTAAACTATACCATTATTGATTCCAAAGGATTTTCATTACATCCGCGCCAGGCAAATGTTCATGCTGTTGCCGAGAATATGAAAAGGCTTTATATGCCGTCGGCCAAGCTCAAAAATATCGATCTTACATTTGATGTGGATGTTAAGGATAAAGATATCTGGATTGATGAAGAGAAGTTTGAGCAAATATTTGGAAACCTCCTTTCAAACGCCATTAAATTCACAATCGGTGGCGGAAGCGTTCACAGCAGCCTGAAGGTTGAAAATGAGAATGGAAATAAGCGCCTTCTTTTAAACGTAACTGACACAGGAACCGGCATGGCCCCTGACTTTGTTGAGAATCTGTTTTCGAATCACTCACATAATAATAAAGAAGGTACTTCGGGGGAGAAAAGTACGGGCCTTGGACTTTCTATCATCAAACATTTTACTGAATTGCACAATGGCAATATCGATGTGGACAGCCGGCCAGGAGATGGAACTACATTCAAAATTTCACTCCCCCTCAATCATGTAAATCCTTCATAA
- a CDS encoding phosphoheptose isomerase: protein MDVVSQNTGKESIFKAVENYLIAKGLSIKKIDKTRPWGGFFVIEESSLLTFSQLFFPDFEVESSLKEQPLSPKVLLVAPGKRLSWQYHHRRSEIWSIADGTVGIIMSDSDEQTPVQTFKKGDQVKINQGERHRLVGLDGWGVVAEIWKHSDPEDPSNENDIVRVEDDFGR from the coding sequence ATGGACGTTGTATCTCAGAATACCGGAAAAGAATCTATTTTTAAAGCTGTTGAAAACTATTTGATCGCCAAAGGTTTATCTATTAAAAAAATTGACAAAACACGCCCATGGGGTGGATTTTTTGTGATTGAGGAATCATCTCTGTTAACATTTAGCCAACTTTTCTTCCCCGATTTTGAAGTAGAAAGTTCTTTAAAAGAACAACCTCTCAGCCCTAAAGTTTTGCTTGTTGCACCTGGCAAGCGCCTTTCCTGGCAGTATCATCACAGAAGATCGGAAATCTGGTCAATTGCAGATGGTACCGTTGGTATTATCATGAGTGATAGTGATGAACAAACACCTGTTCAAACATTTAAAAAAGGTGATCAGGTAAAAATCAACCAGGGTGAAAGGCATCGTTTAGTAGGATTGGACGGATGGGGTGTAGTTGCAGAGATTTGGAAACATTCAGACCCTGAAGACCCATCCAATGAAAATGATATTGTCCGCGTTGAAGATGATTTTGGACGATAA
- a CDS encoding glycoside hydrolase family 3 protein yields the protein MKKILLFLILGFLMISSAFGRQSQVKEPTLEEKIGQMLMIGFKGFEVSDTSHIVRDIQEYNLGGVVLFDYDVPTGKAERNIESPDQVKLLISQLNDLSETPLFIAVDQEGGRVARLKESRGFKPNVSAQYLGEINNADSTRLYAEIMAEQLQDLGFNVNFAPVVDLNINPENPVIGRVERSFSPDPEVVVNQTSIFLEEFSEHHILGVLKHFPGHGSAWNDSHVGMADVTETWQKSELEPYRQLIEKDYNFAVMTAHVFNENLDPEWPATLSQKVQTEILREELGFDGVLFSDDMQMEAIRSFYGLKTSLEHAINAGVDVVVFGNNSVYQPDIVPRAVQIIKEQVEKNNIPIERIDESYRKIMELKKKLNI from the coding sequence ATGAAAAAAATCTTACTCTTCTTGATTCTCGGTTTCTTAATGATTTCCTCGGCATTTGGCCGGCAATCTCAAGTTAAAGAACCCACCCTTGAAGAGAAGATCGGTCAGATGCTGATGATCGGTTTTAAAGGATTTGAAGTGAGTGATACATCCCATATCGTTCGAGATATTCAGGAATACAACCTTGGCGGCGTAGTTCTTTTTGATTACGATGTGCCCACAGGGAAAGCCGAACGAAATATTGAGAGCCCGGACCAGGTTAAGCTCTTGATTTCGCAACTTAACGATCTTTCTGAAACTCCTCTTTTTATTGCTGTGGACCAGGAAGGCGGACGGGTAGCCCGGTTGAAAGAATCCCGCGGATTCAAACCCAATGTTTCCGCACAATATTTGGGTGAGATCAACAACGCCGACTCCACACGATTGTATGCCGAAATTATGGCAGAACAGCTTCAAGATTTGGGATTTAATGTAAACTTTGCTCCGGTGGTAGATCTGAATATTAATCCCGAGAATCCAGTAATTGGGCGTGTAGAGCGAAGTTTCAGTCCTGATCCGGAGGTTGTCGTAAATCAGACATCCATTTTTCTGGAGGAGTTTTCCGAACATCATATTCTTGGAGTACTCAAGCACTTTCCGGGACACGGAAGTGCATGGAATGATTCTCATGTTGGGATGGCGGATGTAACCGAAACCTGGCAGAAATCCGAACTGGAACCATATCGGCAACTCATAGAGAAGGACTACAATTTTGCTGTGATGACTGCACATGTTTTTAATGAAAATCTTGATCCGGAATGGCCGGCAACATTATCACAAAAAGTTCAGACGGAAATTCTTCGGGAAGAGCTTGGTTTCGACGGTGTATTATTTTCTGATGACATGCAGATGGAAGCTATCAGATCTTTTTACGGGCTGAAAACTTCTCTTGAACATGCAATCAATGCCGGTGTGGATGTCGTTGTGTTTGGAAATAACTCCGTTTACCAGCCAGACATCGTTCCCCGGGCCGTTCAAATCATTAAAGAACAAGTTGAGAAGAATAATATTCCCATCGAGAGAATTGATGAATCATACAGAAAAATTATGGAATTAAAGAAAAAGCTAAACATCTAA
- a CDS encoding class I SAM-dependent methyltransferase: protein MQNSTVLAVEKQVLDVYQKENPSTYNIEERKDLFDRIERSSHQLYTDSLKILPKVFDGANLLEFGAGTGERSMTFLRWNANCTFVDMNHKALERADFLFKKYFPSGNYKLIEKSLFEFESEEKFDITVSKGVIHHTNDKEKAFKKQVSFLKPGGINILGIGTSAGCFQRNLQRYIIYTFAGRDENEIERIANDLFTEHLDRAEKFGGRSRKAIIYDTYVNPKMDFISMAELLSWYKKYGLTFYSSWPPVIPSILADNLAGNTDWRNFPELLSFPEWIWATQQSSDEELAEVLEKEVRPRTSSFRKMTEAMNDVQAENLNPGEIRDHIANVYHSFSKNGIKSLRDIRAFRTWLNEISRVMEALDKKDYNSVSSIIKENNQLFRGRLGVGLNYFVAIKE, encoded by the coding sequence ATGCAAAACTCTACTGTACTTGCTGTAGAAAAACAGGTTTTAGATGTTTATCAAAAAGAAAATCCATCCACGTATAACATTGAAGAAAGAAAAGATCTTTTTGATAGAATTGAACGATCATCCCATCAACTTTATACTGATTCCTTAAAAATACTTCCTAAAGTTTTTGATGGGGCCAACCTCCTTGAATTCGGCGCGGGCACGGGTGAAAGGTCAATGACTTTTTTGCGGTGGAATGCAAATTGCACCTTTGTGGATATGAATCACAAAGCACTCGAAAGAGCCGATTTTCTATTCAAAAAATATTTCCCCTCTGGCAATTACAAACTGATAGAAAAAAGCCTCTTTGAATTTGAGTCTGAAGAGAAATTCGATATTACAGTTTCCAAAGGTGTTATTCATCATACAAACGACAAAGAAAAGGCTTTTAAGAAGCAGGTCTCTTTTCTGAAACCCGGGGGAATCAATATTCTGGGAATTGGAACAAGCGCCGGTTGTTTTCAACGCAATCTGCAACGATATATCATTTATACATTTGCCGGCCGGGATGAAAATGAGATTGAACGGATAGCTAATGATCTGTTTACCGAGCACCTTGACCGCGCTGAAAAATTTGGCGGGCGCAGCCGAAAAGCAATTATTTATGATACGTATGTAAATCCTAAAATGGATTTTATATCCATGGCAGAGCTTCTCAGTTGGTACAAAAAATACGGTCTTACATTTTATTCAAGCTGGCCGCCGGTCATTCCCTCTATTCTTGCGGACAATCTGGCTGGAAATACAGACTGGAGAAATTTCCCGGAACTTTTAAGCTTTCCCGAATGGATCTGGGCCACTCAACAATCCAGTGATGAGGAATTGGCGGAGGTTTTGGAAAAAGAAGTTCGACCGAGAACATCCAGTTTCAGAAAAATGACCGAAGCAATGAATGATGTGCAGGCGGAAAACCTGAATCCGGGTGAAATCAGAGATCACATTGCAAATGTTTATCATTCATTTAGCAAAAACGGCATAAAAAGCCTTCGGGATATCCGGGCGTTTAGAACGTGGCTCAATGAAATCAGCCGTGTTATGGAAGCACTGGACAAAAAAGATTACAATTCGGTATCTTCAATCATCAAAGAAAACAACCAACTTTTCCGCGGACGCCTGGGAGTTGGCCTTAACTACTTTGTAGCGATTAAAGAATAA
- a CDS encoding DinB family protein encodes MADAYSYLQLTDLFNKDLSRIDEFHAIPDDLISLKPDPTTWSASEVIQHVIKFNELYISQMDVAVDSNNMVKAQKELFKPRFVFRHAIRFFEPPYKVKVKTFAPMYPNNSGNKDPKQPIDELAEMNRNLIRRIETFRDEQLDLDRIKGKNPIIKWIPMSLSEFILLLEAHQRRHFWQIEQTLLKLSGQKY; translated from the coding sequence ATGGCTGACGCCTATTCCTATCTCCAATTAACGGATTTATTTAATAAGGATTTGTCCAGGATTGATGAGTTTCATGCAATCCCCGACGATCTGATTTCTCTCAAACCCGATCCCACAACCTGGAGTGCGAGTGAAGTTATTCAGCATGTCATTAAATTCAATGAGCTTTACATTAGCCAAATGGATGTGGCTGTAGATTCCAATAATATGGTAAAAGCTCAAAAAGAACTTTTTAAGCCCCGGTTTGTTTTTCGGCACGCCATTCGTTTTTTCGAGCCTCCCTACAAAGTGAAAGTAAAAACCTTTGCCCCGATGTATCCAAACAATTCGGGTAATAAAGATCCAAAACAACCGATTGATGAATTGGCTGAAATGAACCGAAATCTCATCCGCCGGATTGAAACTTTCAGGGATGAACAGTTGGATCTGGATCGTATCAAAGGGAAAAATCCCATTATCAAATGGATTCCAATGAGCCTCTCGGAGTTTATTCTGCTTCTTGAAGCTCACCAACGGAGGCACTTCTGGCAGATTGAACAAACGCTTTTGAAACTCTCCGGACAAAAGTATTAA